The following coding sequences are from one Lolium rigidum isolate FL_2022 chromosome 6, APGP_CSIRO_Lrig_0.1, whole genome shotgun sequence window:
- the LOC124667228 gene encoding acyl transferase 7-like — MAAPKSVERLWQRLVTPAEPTPAGPLRLSWLDRYPTQMALIESLHVFKPAPERDSDGAGPARTIRRALAQALVQYYPLAGRLGFTDDGGLLQVDCGGDGSGVWFTEAEAACGLEDVEYLEHPMMISKDELLPPTPAAEKDERKLVLLVQVTTFACGGFVIGFRFSHAVADGPGAAQFMAAVGQFARGNSAATTGEPQWGREAIPNPATAVIGSLPSPEGAKSLEYLAMDISADYIAHYKAQYNDASHGGSWCSAFEVLVAKAWQSRTRAAGFEPDSDVHLCFAMNARPLLHASLPRAGAGFYGNCYYIMRVSAPAGKVAGSSIPDVVKIIKDGKRRMPAEFTRWATGEAGANGGVDPYQITADYRTLLVSDWSRLGFAEVDYGWGPPAHVVPLTNLDYIATCILVKPWAHKPGARLITQCVTPDRVAAFHQGMLDMN; from the coding sequence ATGGCGGCCCCCAAGTCCGTCGAGCGGCTGTGGCAGCGCCTGGTGACCCCGGCAGAGCCGACGCCGGCCGGCCCGCTCCGCCTGTCCTGGCTCGACCGGTACCCGACCCAGATGGCGCTCATCGAGTCGCTCCACGTATTCAAGCCGGCCCCTGAACGGGACAGCGACGGCGCGGGTCCGGCGAGGACCATCAGGCGGGCGCTGGCGCAGGCTCTGGTGCAGTACTACCCGCTCGCCGGCCGCCTGGGGTTCACGGACGACGGCGGCCTGCTGCAGGTGGActgcggcggcgacggcagcggcgTCTGGTTCACCGAGGCCGAGGCGGCATGCGGGCTCGAGGACGTGGAATACCTGGAGCACCCCATGATGATCTCCAAGGACGAGCTGCTCCCGCCCACGCCCGCCGCAGAGAAGGACGAGCGTAAGCTCGTGCTCCTCGTCCAGGTTACCACATTCGCCTGCGGCGGCTTCGTCATCGGCTTCCGTTTCAGCCACGCCGTCGCCGACGGCCCCGGCGCCGCGCAGTTCATGGCCGCCGTCGGACAATTCGCCCGCGGGAACAGTGCCGCCACCACAGGGGAGCCGCAGTGGGGTCGCGAGGCCATCCCGAACCCGGCCACCGCCGTCATCGGCAGCCTGCCGAGTCCCGAGGGCGCCAAGAGCCTCGAGTACCTCGCCATGGACATCTCCGCCGACTACATCGCGCACTACAAGGCCCAGTACAACGACGCGTCACACGGGGGCTCGTGGTGCTCGGCGTTTGAGGTGCTGGTGGCCAAGGCGTGGCAGAGCCGCACCCGCGCCGCAGGCTTCGAGCCGGACTCCGACGTCCACCTCTGCTTCGCCATGAACGCCCGCCCGCTCCTGCACGCCTCGCTCCCGCGCGCAGGCGCCGGGTTCTACGGCAACTGCTACTACATCATGCGCGTCTCGGCGCCCGCCGGCAAGGTGGCCGGCTCGTCGATCCCGGACGTGGTGAAGATCATCAAGGACGGCAAGAGGCGCATGCCGGCGGAGTTCACGCGGTGGGCGACAGGTGAGGCCGGCGCTAACGGTGGCGTGGACCCCTACCAGATCACGGCGGACTACCGGACGCTGCTAGTGTCGGACTGGTCGCGGCTCGGGTTCGCCGAGGTCGACTACGGCTGGGGGCCGCCGGCGCACGTCGTGCCGCTGACGAACCTCGACTACATTGCCACGTGCATACTCGTCAAGCCGTGGGCACACAAGCCTGGGGCACGGCTGATCACCCAGTGTGTGACACCCGACCGCGTCGCGGCCTTCCACCAGGGAATGCTAGACATGAACTAA